A portion of the Deltaproteobacteria bacterium CG2_30_66_27 genome contains these proteins:
- a CDS encoding NADH dehydrogenase: protein MDQHLLSVLIGLPLIGAALLLFFPRGGDGAIRKFTLLVTIAEFLLSLFVVARFDVATAGMQLVERAPWIPQYGISYIVGVDGISLWILMLTVFIMPITILSTWSAVVKNVKEFMVFMLILETAMVGVFLATDLFLFYVFWELVLIPMYFLIGVWGGERRIYAAIKFFLYTFVGSVLMLVAIIVLYFHHHAVTGVYTMDLMKLYELTIPVTLQGWLFSAFFLAFAFKVPMFPFHTWLPDAHVEAPTAGSVILAAVLLKMGTYGFLRFAMALFPVAAADWTPVIAVLAVIGILYGALVAMVQKDVKKLVAYSSVSHLGFVMLGLFAFNLQGIEGAILQMVNHGVSTGALFLIVGIIYERRHTRLISEFGGLSKVMPLFAFCFMFVTLSSIGVPGTNGFVGEFLILLGAFKVQKWYAVVAASGVIFAAVYMLWMFQRVMFGKITNEANLRLSDMNGREIAYILPLLLFILWIGVYPQPFLRRMDASVNAFVTRFEAKKQAALAGSPAGGTMLVRYFDVKKGGAR from the coding sequence ATCGACCAGCACCTCCTGTCGGTCCTGATCGGGCTGCCGCTGATCGGCGCGGCGCTGCTCCTTTTCTTCCCGAGGGGGGGGGACGGCGCGATCCGGAAGTTCACGCTCCTCGTGACGATCGCGGAGTTCCTCCTCTCGCTTTTCGTGGTGGCGCGCTTCGACGTCGCGACGGCGGGGATGCAGCTGGTGGAGCGGGCCCCCTGGATCCCGCAGTACGGGATCTCCTACATCGTCGGGGTGGACGGGATCTCCCTGTGGATCCTGATGCTCACGGTCTTCATCATGCCGATCACGATCCTCTCGACCTGGTCGGCGGTGGTGAAGAACGTGAAGGAGTTCATGGTCTTCATGCTGATTCTGGAGACCGCGATGGTCGGCGTCTTCCTCGCAACCGACCTGTTCCTCTTCTACGTCTTCTGGGAGCTGGTCCTCATCCCGATGTACTTCCTGATCGGCGTGTGGGGGGGCGAGCGGCGGATCTACGCGGCGATCAAGTTCTTCCTGTACACTTTCGTCGGCTCGGTCCTGATGCTGGTCGCGATCATCGTCCTCTACTTCCACCATCACGCGGTCACCGGGGTCTACACCATGGACCTCATGAAGCTCTACGAGCTCACGATCCCGGTGACGCTGCAGGGGTGGCTCTTCTCGGCCTTCTTCCTCGCCTTCGCCTTCAAGGTGCCGATGTTCCCGTTCCACACGTGGCTGCCCGACGCGCACGTCGAGGCGCCCACGGCAGGCTCGGTGATCCTGGCGGCCGTCCTGCTGAAGATGGGGACGTACGGCTTCCTCCGGTTCGCCATGGCCCTGTTCCCCGTGGCCGCCGCCGACTGGACGCCGGTGATCGCGGTCCTCGCCGTGATCGGGATCCTCTACGGGGCGCTGGTGGCGATGGTCCAGAAGGACGTGAAGAAGCTGGTCGCCTACTCGTCCGTCTCGCACCTGGGCTTCGTCATGCTCGGGCTGTTCGCCTTCAACCTGCAGGGGATCGAGGGCGCCATCCTCCAGATGGTCAACCACGGCGTCTCCACCGGCGCGCTCTTCCTCATCGTCGGGATCATCTACGAGCGGCGCCACACCCGCCTCATCTCCGAGTTCGGCGGGCTGTCGAAGGTGATGCCGCTCTTCGCCTTCTGCTTCATGTTCGTCACCCTCTCCTCGATCGGCGTGCCGGGTACGAACGGGTTCGTCGGCGAGTTCCTGATCCTGCTGGGGGCGTTCAAGGTCCAGAAATGGTACGCCGTCGTCGCCGCGAGCGGGGTCATCTTCGCGGCCGTCTACATGCTCTGGATGTTCCAGCGGGTGATGTTCGGGAAGATCACGAACGAGGCGAACCTGCGCCTCTCCGACATGAACGGGCGGGAGATCGCGTACATCCTCCCGCTGCTCCTGTTCATCCTGTGGATCGGGGTCTACCCGCAGCCGTTCCTGCGGCGGATGGACGCCTCCGTGAACGCGTTCGTCACGCGCTTCGAGGCGAAGAAACAGGCGGCGCTCGCCGGCTCCCCCGCGGGGGGGACGATGCTCGTCCGCTACTTCGACGTGAAGAAGGGCGGCGCGCGATGA